From Verrucomicrobiota bacterium, the proteins below share one genomic window:
- a CDS encoding type II toxin-antitoxin system VapC family toxin — protein sequence MATKVLDSWALIAFLEDEPAAEQVEKLLAQAAAEKHKLLLSVVNWGEIYYNTMREVSQEAAEQTTREIAALPIDIVGVGDDLHIAKQAAIYKATHKMAYADCFAAALAKMKNAELLTGDPEFKSLEKEIKINWLK from the coding sequence ATGGCAACCAAAGTTTTGGATAGCTGGGCGCTCATTGCGTTCCTGGAGGACGAACCGGCGGCGGAGCAAGTGGAAAAACTGCTGGCGCAGGCGGCGGCGGAAAAGCACAAGCTGCTGTTGAGCGTCGTGAACTGGGGCGAGATTTACTACAACACCATGCGCGAAGTTTCACAGGAAGCCGCCGAGCAGACAACCCGCGAGATTGCCGCGCTGCCGATTGACATCGTGGGCGTGGGCGACGACCTCCATATCGCCAAGCAGGCCGCGATTTACAAAGCCACACACAAAATGGCCTACGCCGACTGCTTCGCCGCCGCGCTGGCCAAAATGAAGAACGCCGAACTCCTCACCGGCGACCCGGAGTTCAAGTCGCTGGAAAAGGAAATCAAAATCAACTGGCTGAAATGA